The candidate division WOR-3 bacterium genome includes a window with the following:
- a CDS encoding putative sugar nucleotidyl transferase, giving the protein MICVYEDEGFRRLSPLVDVRPVFDLRCGRFTLLEKLQRLYPNQKFNLWVRDELAELTAEVHPGYRVNQPVKKGGLFLSGRAILEAHIESEGREAVLLSGDDVVGFRFCAEHAVRISSLEGLKAAFAKEQVKAKVVKWPWDIVEYNAEEIEKELKNQRQKSGVRNQSGVVLVGPRNRLIIAPGARVWPGTVINTETGSVMVDRNAQVRPGSFIEGPCYIGPRTVIDAARVRPGCSFGPHCRVGGEVEASVFQGYANKHHDGFIGHSFVGEWANLGALTTNSDLKNAYQPVRVFFDGKAVDTGLLKVGCFIGDHAKTAIGTLLNTGARVGTFANWFEPGLSPREIPAFAWGQEQRWKLSDALVCAQAVMARRGIRMTSAYERVLRRLHGR; this is encoded by the coding sequence GTGATTTGCGTATACGAAGACGAGGGCTTTCGGCGCCTGTCGCCGCTTGTGGACGTGCGACCGGTGTTCGACCTGCGATGCGGCCGGTTCACGCTGCTGGAAAAGCTACAGCGGCTCTATCCGAATCAGAAGTTCAACCTATGGGTGCGGGACGAGCTGGCCGAACTTACAGCCGAGGTCCATCCCGGTTACCGCGTGAACCAGCCGGTGAAAAAGGGCGGGCTGTTTCTTTCCGGCCGGGCGATTCTCGAGGCGCACATTGAGTCCGAAGGCCGGGAAGCGGTGCTACTATCCGGTGATGATGTCGTCGGTTTCCGTTTCTGTGCAGAGCACGCAGTAAGGATTAGTTCGCTTGAGGGTCTTAAGGCCGCCTTTGCCAAGGAGCAGGTGAAGGCGAAAGTGGTGAAATGGCCGTGGGACATTGTTGAATACAACGCAGAAGAGATTGAGAAAGAGCTGAAAAACCAGCGTCAGAAGTCAGGGGTCAGAAATCAAAGCGGCGTGGTTCTGGTTGGGCCGAGGAACAGGCTCATAATCGCGCCGGGCGCGCGGGTGTGGCCGGGGACGGTCATCAATACCGAAACCGGGTCGGTAATGGTTGACCGTAATGCGCAGGTTCGGCCAGGCAGCTTTATCGAAGGACCGTGTTACATCGGACCGCGCACTGTGATTGACGCTGCGCGGGTCAGGCCGGGATGCAGTTTCGGGCCGCATTGCCGGGTCGGCGGTGAAGTCGAAGCATCTGTCTTCCAGGGATATGCGAATAAGCACCATGACGGGTTCATCGGACATAGCTTTGTCGGCGAGTGGGCAAATCTCGGGGCTTTGACGACGAACTCAGACCTGAAGAATGCGTACCAGCCGGTAAGAGTCTTCTTTGACGGCAAAGCGGTTGATACCGGCCTGTTGAAAGTGGGATGTTTCATCGGCGACCACGCAAAGACTGCAATCGGGACGCTCCTGAATACGGGCGCCCGGGTCGGCACGTTTGCGAACTGGTTTGAGCCCGGGCTCTCGCCAAGGGAAATACCGGCGTTCGCATGGGGTCAAGAACAGCGCTGGAAACTGTCGGACGCGCTTGTCTGCGCTCAGGCAGTGATGGCTCGCAGAGGTATAAGGATGACATCAGCGTACGAACGCGTGCTGAGGAGGTTACACGGACGCTGA